ACCTGTTTAAATGCTAAATGAAGGCTTTGAGGGGCCTGTGCTGTTTAGATGTTACATAAATACTACTTTCTAAGGGTGTGTGGTTTTGGTGTGTACTTCCAGCTTGACAATGGTTAATTTAAAATCTGTAGTAGAGATGTTTTCCACTGTGCCTCTAGTAATATAAATTCCAAGTATGCTTTTGCATCCAACTCTTATCTCATTTGTGCCATTGACATACAGCAGTGTATTTGAAAAGTTATCATTGTTATCATTTGATGACCATTTTCCTAAGATTGTACTCTAATGAAATTTTGGGACAGCCTTTTGCTTCTACTTTTTTAATAGGAAACGATTATTCAAACTCTTGCtgaatttctcttatttttatcaataatttatCAGCATAAAATCTATAAGAGTTGTGCATGTGTGTAATTCATATTTATGATGATTTTAGagtgaaaacataaaaaattttaaGAGAAAGGGACTTATAAAAAGTGAGGGAAGGAAGCTAAAGAAAACTACCTAGTATTGCAATTACCGCAATGACAGTATGCATAGCTCTCTTTTAATAATCTTTGCTTGCCCCTAAAGAGTTTAAGGAAGAGTACTTTGATTACTGACCTCCAACTTTAATTTCATCCCCTGTTTCTAGGCAATcctttaattcatattttctacTGATTATAAAGCTAATCGCATAGAAATTGTTTAACTGAAGTGGTATTTTATATATCACAGATCTAGGACTTGGTGCAATATCATTCTTCTTGCTTTTAGGGCATGTAATGTATctagttttatttttagggCTCTTGCTTGCAACCAAGGAATCCATACATTATATCTTGCAGTTTTAGGTTGTTTGAACTTCAAGATGTAATGTAATATGGTTCTTGTATAAACTGCACAGTTACTATGCTGTCTGTTTTTTGTGTTAATTTTGGGGCCAGCTTTATATTATTGTTAAGTTTGTTTGAAGAAAGAACTCACTCTTGGTTCAAGCTCCCTCCTTTATATGCCAGGTTAGAAGAATGTACTCCAACCATTTCTTGTTAATAGAGTCGTTTGTTTTCGgcatggagattaagaaagaaatgcttagtgtgttaagtggagggataataaagtaggagagagaataaagaaggaaagagaaaatgtgttattttttgccaaaaatggaAACGATTTTATTATCATGGAacatcccaaaatggaaaaatgaatctATTAACGcggaaggagtaatattttttggACTTGAAACCTGAATGGTCTTGCCACACACTGTAGAGTTAACTATTAGTATTATGACATAGATGATTTCACATTTAAACAAGCATTGAGGACGATGTTGCATATGAATTTGGACACATACATTGGACCACTTAATCAGCTACTTCATTTTACACTCTAAATCTATGCTAATGTCTAGGTGACTCCACCTCCTCCTATTCTTGGGTCTATGCAGCAGCCTCCACGGATGTTTGGACTGCCACCAGGTGGACAATCACTTCCAAATCAGTCTATGTCTCTGAACCAAACAGGGCAATCTAAAATTGATCCCAACCAGATTCCCCGTCTTTCTCAGAGTGGATCTGTAATTGTTCATGAGACCCGTCAAGGCAATCAGGCGAACCCTCCACCAGTAATGATATTCTTGCTTTGATTTAGTTTAATTCTTGTATATTTACTTAAAAGTATTTCCTTTCCACACTGTTAACCTGGCAAGACAAATGTTTAGACTTTATTAGTCCCCTTTTTACTCATCCATTTCTTCTTTGTGAAGCCTGCAACAAGTGACTATATAGTTAAAGACACTGGAAATTGCAGTCCACGCTACATGAGGTGTACTATCAATCAGGTTTAAGTATTTAAATGCATCATTGGCTGTTTGGAAGACTATCTATTTCCCATATTGTTTCAAACTACTTTTCTACCTTTTGTGTGTGACTTCCTCCTTAAGTTGGAACAGCTAATGAAAATGGTGTCTCCCTTTGTTATGTTAGGTTCCTTTAACTGTAGACCTTCTATCTACATCGGGAATGCAGCTGTCTCTTCTGGTCCAGCCTTTAGCTCTCCCACATCCATCTGAGGAGCCTATCCATGTAAGTGAAGTATTCTGTGGTAGCAAAATTTGGTCTCTTTTGTCAACTTGTTATTAAATGAAGAATTTGGTGTTACTCTAATCCTCGAGGAAAATTATACAGTTCTCTTGTAAAAGGAAATTCTAAGAAGCTGATATATGTTCCAACTATGTTTAAGTTGATCTGCAAAGTTTACATGTTTGACTATGATTTCCATGCTATACTTGGTATTTTTAGATTTGAGGGTTACATGACCTTTGTCAGGATAATTTTATAGGCGCTGAACTACTCTAATTTCTTGTTTTATTACTGCTAGGTTGTAGATTTTGGGGAAAGTGGTCCTGTTCGATGTTCACGTTGCAAAGGTTACATTAATCCTTTTGTGAAGTTTATTGATCAAGGAAGACGTTTCATTTGCAACCTATGTGGTGAGAAGTActctttcttatattttttggtGGTTGGTGACTTGTCAGTTTTTTTATAAGTTATACTAGCATAACTCTGTAAGTCAAATACAATGGGGTGGTCATTGTCTGTTTATTCATAGTCAGAAAAATATGGAAATAACTACTTAACTTGTGAATTATCTAAATATAATTGAGGCTGAGCAGATATATTGAGTTTTCCAAAAGCCAAAACCCTGACCTATAATTGCTTGAACCTAAGTTCTTTATTACATTGGTGGCGGGAGTATTTGCTATGTACATTGCTCGTCTCAACTCGAACGTTGGGTCACATGTATGCatgataataatatattattgcCAAGTATTTATGGGTTCTGGTGTTCTCTTCCTCTTTTGctgtcttttactttatcattgtTTTTGGGTTGTGGTGCAGGATTTACGGATGAAACTCCACGTGACTATCACTGCAACTTAGGTCCAGATGGTCGGCGTAGAGATGCTGATGAAAGGCCTGAACTATGTCGAGGAACAGTTGAATTTATTGCTTCTAAGGAGTATATGGTAAATGCCACGTATTTCCTAGATTTGGATCCAGCAAGTATTGAATTGGATGAAATTATTGTTTATTGCAAATCATGTGTAGGATTCTATAGCTAATTAGAACCAATCATTATGCTAGATGTCTTTTAAGTAGCACACTTGTAAATGCCATAAATGAGTATCCATTTTATGATTTGAACTTTCTAGGGCATAGTTTCCTATTTGAGGAATAAGGTATATAACTGTATTATTTGATAGAAGAAACATCAGTAGTTCTTCTACAAAGGATTgtgatagtattttttttgtgtaaGCCAACTTTTCTTGAGACTCTGCCAACAACCTGATTATTGTAACAAGTACATCCATATGTAAAATCGTGTGCAAAGATTTAATTAGTGTTTATCATGTATGACACATGTGGGTAAAAGGGGGGGGGGACGCATTAGTTTCATAATATATTATATCTAATGAGAAATTAATCTGGGTCTATGATAAAATAATCCTCTGTTCAATCTATAATGGTGGCTTTATTTGCTCTTATTTTGTATTACAATAATGAAGCCTGAGAGTGTCACATATTTTACAATATTTTGTTGAGTTACTTTCGGCCTGTTATTGTGTAGGTCAACTGAGCTtctgttgcatttatttatCCATGACACAGAACTTCGTTATTCTATACTGTGTCTCACGTTTTGCTTATGTTATTTCAGGTGCGTGATCCAATGCCTGCTGTATTTTTCTTCTTAATTGATGTATCAATGAACGCTACACAAACTGGTGCAACTGCAGCGGCTTGCAGTGCCATCAAACAAGTGATAGCCGATCTTCCAGTAAGTTCATGCCTGTACTTCTCTTGTGATAACATTTTATTTGTTGGCCTTCATCTGGTCAATTATCAATTAAAGCCTCTAATTGTTTCTTGCTTTAATGAGGAACTTAGGGGGTGGGTGTATCAACAAAATCAGGAGATATTGAATTTGTAAGAGCTGTGAATGTAAAAGCATGATTGGTTTAACCACTTTTCTAGTGTTTAGGGGCTTTGTTCCAAAAATTAGTTTGGGGAAGgtggagtataattttgaaCCGAGTTAAGAGGACCACCTGAGGGTTCTTTGCTTATTatcagagagagagaaatcaaCGTGGATTGACTGTGTTTTCCATGCAGAAGGGTCCTCGAACAATGGTGGGTATTGCTACGTTTGATTCCACCATCCACTTTTACAACCTAAAACGAGCTTCGCAGCAGGTTGGTGGAAAAATTTATCTTTCTGGTGAATGAATAAACATTTTATCTGTTTCTTGAATGTTATTTACTCTCTTACTTGGCAATTTGGGTGTAAAATTATTATGTTCTGTGTTAGTCGTTTTTGTGTTTGTCTTCAACTTGAACATTTTAGGAGCCACATGTGGTAGTCACGTTGGCTTCAGTCAGTGCAGTGGATGCTTAGCATTAATTACTTCCTTTTTTGTTTCAGCCATTGATGCTAATTGTTCCTGATGTTCAAGATGTCTATACTCCACTGGAAAGTGACGTTATTGTTCAGTTTTCTGAGGTTAGTATCATTACTTTTCTAGATATATGTTCTTTGCATCATGTACACTCCCCCCCAACGACACCTAAAACCAGCAAAAATGTTAAAGCATAAAAAAACCTTATTTATGATCTGGAGAAAAAttactgttttttttattgcaCAAAATTCCCAAATGATGGGATTTTTTCGGTGAATGCAGTGCTGTGAGCATTTAGAAATGCTGCTTGACAACATTCCTACAATGTTTGAGAGTAATAGAATTGCTGATTCAGCTCTTGGTGCTGCTGTGAAGGTATGGACACATGAAGTTTTTCtaagtttgtattttttaacATATGTTGTTTGCTGTCATTTAGTTGTTGGCTATAATGAACAGGCGGATGGAAGTGATAAGTACATTATGTTTAATAATTATCACCTTGTATATGAAAACTCTGAATTGTACACAGACCTCATGATACTCGAATCTTATTGTCATATTTCTTACTCTAGGCTGCTTTCTTGGCAATGAAAAGCACTGGTGGCAAACTTTTAGTTTTCCAGTCAGGTAAGCTGACAAATATGACTGTATTAGTTTTTTGAGCATGTACACTCACTGCCTTAAACCTCTGCCGGTCATGCTAGTGTACTAAAATTTATTGTATTACAGTTTTGCCGTCAGCTGGTATCGGATCCCTTTCTGCGCGAGAGGCAGAAGGCAGAAGCAACATGTCAGCGGGAGAAAAGGTCTTAATGCTGCATATATTTGCATTGTCAGGACTGATATTATCATACTCCTAATTTTCTTAATGCCTTTTTTGAtactcatttccttttcctgaTGCCATCTATAATTTTCTTTCTCACGCTGCACCTGGTCCATTTGGGTGTAATAGTAGTATTTGGTTCCCTTCTCTTCTATGCAGCAACTTGATCGCTGGTTTTGGGTGCACTAACCACAATGTTAACAAATTAATCATGTATTTCCTTtgtattttatactccatatctTAATACACGTCTAGTGCAATAGCTAGCTTTTTTCCCTTCAATTGTGATTATTTAAGTTTGGGGAGGTGGCCAGCTATTTGAGACTTTATGAATCATTTTGCAAGGCTGATGATGAGTATAGTATATTGGTACTGGTTGGTTGGTTATTATCAGGGTTAGGAAGTTATTTTTAGATTTAGAGTGTACTTGCGAGGTTCCCTTAAGAATTCTTCCAGCAAGTTGTCACTAACCTTAATAGTGTTCTTTTTTACCAAAACTAATGACATTGACTTCtctaatatttatatactatttCTACAGCCACAAACGCAGTTCAGTCTGTACAAGATTGGCAgtgcaaaaaaataataaaacaacttatttaaataaaataaaaactaatctCACTCCGTACCTTTGGTGGTTGATTCCTATGATAGTTCATTACCCAAGTGATAAAATTTCCATCTAATGCAATGATGCTTGCTTTCAGGAGGCTCATAAATTGCTTCAGCCTGCTGATAAGACTCTAAAAACTATGGCAATAGAATTCGCAGAGTACCAGGTGACATTAAAGTTTCTCATTTTGAGAACCCATGATACTGACAGTATCATCTTTTTGTTTAGAATCCTAGGCAGCTTATTCCCTCTTGTTTTCATTACTGTCAGGTCTGTGTTGACTTGTTTATTACATCGCAAATGTATGTGGATATTGCTTCTCTCTCTGTTATTCCAACGACAACTGGAGGCCAGGTAATTGAATAATGTTGTAGGAATCACAGGATTACTATGAGTGACCACTATATATTTGGCTGTGTTATATTTGTATCACCTTTGATTAATGGATTATCAGTCTCTTCGATGTTGATATGCATTATTCTTTAGGATGTTTATGTGTTATGTTAAAATCTGAATCTGTAATTTACTTCTTTAGGTATACTACTATTATCCTTTCTCTGCCCGCTCTGATCCTGCTAAGCTGTACAATGATCTTCGGTGGAACGTCACAAGGCCCCAAGGGTTTGAGGCAGTGATGCGTGTTAGATGTAGCCAGGTGTGGTTCTAGAAGTGCTGTTTTTGAGCTTTCTACTTTTGCAATAATATTTCTCTGCAAACAGCTCTTGAGTTGAAGGCTAGGTTATATTTTATTGTTTCCTGGATAGGGTATTCAAGTTCAAGAATATTCCGGAAATTTCTGTAAGCGCATACCAACTGATGTTGATCTACCTGCGgtatctctccctctctctctctctcacacacacacacaggaTATGTGCGCAAAAAATATTCTAAAGTATTGACGTAAATTTCActatagtttatttttttaacttgTTCTGAAGTTCACCACAGTTTCTTGTTCTTTCAAGTCTATATCTGTCTTCCAGCTTTTTCTGTGCAAGCTTCATAGTGGTTACTTTTGTTTGTGCCGATGTTGTCACTTTATGTAATAGTGTAAATGCTGAATAAGTGGCTCCGTGGTTTATACTATGATGTTCTATAAACTCTTTCCTTTAAATCCATGAACATAACATGGATTGCTGCTACATATGGTGTCGCACtaattttttcttcttataAGAATCTTTATTATGAGACCTAGATTTATATTGCTGCTGCACATTTGGTTTCTTCATCAGATTTGTTTCAAGCTATTTATCTTCATTTTGCCAGATTGATTGTGACAAAACAATAATGGTCTCCCTGAAGCATGATGATAAACTACAGGAAGGCTTTGAGTGTGCTTTTCAGGTATTACTGCTGGAATTCCATCTAATTATATCATTTATCTCAGGCCtacaaattataatttttttcatgGAAAAGTTTCTGTAGCTATgttcatttctctctctctctctctctctctctctctctctctctaatccTTATTCATCCAATCACTTTGTATGATTATGCTGTCTAGTGTGCTCTTCTTTACACCACTGTATATGGACAAAGAAGAATCAGAGTTTCCACACTGTCCCTGCCTTGCACCAACATGCTCAGTAATCTATTCCGCTCTGCTGATCTAGACACCCAATTTGCATGTATCACAAAACAAGGTAATTTGGTATTATAGTTTTTCTGAGATGCTTTATtaagtttgtttgattttatctATATTGTATTACTTGGAGGCAGCTGCAATACTATCAAATCATTCCCTATACCCTATGCTATATCTTCTTTCTCCTTTCCTTCTGCAGTTATTCAAAATTGTTCTCTTCATGTAGATATATAGCATAAAATTTTCCCTGATTATTTTACTTCGTCATATCTTATGTGACAGCTGCTATTGAGATTCCTTCAGCTCATCTTGCACAAGTGAGGGATCAAGCTACCAATGTTTGCATCAACATTTTATACTCATACCGGAAGTTCTGTGCTACGGTGTCATCAGCCGGACAACTTATTCTGCCCGAGGCTCTTAAAATGTTGCCTCTCTATACACTAGGTACATTCTAAGTTTCTTTTTAACTATATGTTATGTAATTTCTCTTGCTAGAGACATATAACCCATGCTCCAAGTAAATTCGTGAACACTTCATGTGATTCAGACCCCCCAAGTTCCTGGttacacattttttttttttgcatttaatggTTTAAAAACTATGTGGAAACGTGTTTTAATGAACACATGATCTGTATTCATCTACATGAATTATGCAAGTATATACAGAGGTAAAATTATTCCAGGAAAGTAAATCAAAGTAATAAAGCCAAAACAAACTATCATAAGTATGTAGTATATGTAATACAAAATCTAACAATGGTAGTTATCCGTTCGTCGAATCCCCTAATATTTTGAAGTAAAGAATTAATCTTCTCTCAAATGCAGTTATTCATTTAATTGCATATGGAGTTTTGGATGCTGTGTAGTTTTTCACACAATTGCATTGGAGAGTTAGTTGCGTTAAATTGTCAAAAAAACTAGAAATGAGAGGATACTCTCAGAATGAAATGCCATTTTTGATAAATGAAGACCTCTCTTAGGATCCCTGAAAAACAATTCTTAATACAGGGTAAAATGGCACAACATAACTTCTTCTGGCATGTGATTGAATTTTACACGTGTCCAATGAGTGCTGCCTTTAAACTCTTTTTCTGAATTATACACAGCATGTGTATCTTATTTGAGTGGTTAAAGTCTTCTTTTCGATAGTTTCATATTTGTTTTAACGATCTGTCATGCCTTTTTCAGCTTTACTCAAATCCACTGGATTATGGCCTGATGGAAGAATTGATGATAGGTCTGTCTGGATTAATTATGTCTCACCATTACCTACTCCTTTGGTGATCCCATTGGTGTACCCTAGAATGATAGCACTTCACGACCTTAATGAGAAGGTACGAAGATTTTGTGACATATTTATCTTTATTGgttttgttttatgtatttccTCTGTCATTTTTCATGCTGATTTCTCAGGAGTTAGATGATTCCATTATTCCTGTTCCGATTCCACTTTCCAGTGAGCACATTGCTGCCGAAGGAATATATCTTCTCGAGAATGGAGTGGATTGTTTGATTTATTTGGGTGAAAATGTTCAGCCAAATATTTTGCAACAGATGTTCGGCATTTCTTCACTTGAAGATATTCCTAATCAGGTACTGCCATATGAATCTGGGTGCACAGTGTCTCTAGTTTTTTGGAATTTCTGTATTTTGAAAATGTGATGAAAGTCATATACTACATAAGTTTTCACACATTCATTTGTTTGAATAGCTTTTACTCGTAGATctttcaatttttaggattcACTATAGATGTTCCCCTTTTCTCATACTTGTCGCTGTTAATCACCGAGCTCATCATCTTTTCTACTGCCAATAAGGAAAAAATAGGTTCAACGGTAGTACAGTAACTAGTTATGCTTAAATCTTCTATTCGGAAAGAAGGGAGAGTACTTATGgccttttcttttcttcagTTCATTTTGCAGCAATATGATAATCCCTTGTCAAAGAAGCTGAACGACATTGTAAATGAGATAAGGCGCCAACGATGTTCTTACCTACGGTAAAAACAAGTTTTCGTTGTTGGTCTACCAGttcatataatatttttattactttttgcATACTTCTTAACTTTTCTCCTCTCTTTCTTGTTCTGCAGCTTGAGACTGTGCAAAAAGGGGGATCCATCAGGTTAGCTCCTCGCAGATTCACATTCACCTTAGCTTAAGTCTCTTTCACAACCTATGCTCCAAACCATCTGAGTTCCTTCCAAAGACCCTGAAATTCCATGAGAAAGAAGGGATTTACCATTATGGGGAAATTAGTGGAGtcaagaaaatataatttagaTTAATAATAAAAGTATAGGATGTTCTGCTACTAGAAGAGAGGATCTTGGGATCTATTGGAGTGTCTAGTAATTAGTGAATCAGTCTTATTTTCTTTCCCTAGTAATGGTATAGAGGCGTTGGTGCTAAATAACGATAGTAGTTTAAACGTACTGTTTATGTTGTTACTAGCAGGACTTCGCATGTTGCTGTTTAGTTTTACATCCTCTCGTCCTTTTTAATGATTCATTTTTCTTTGCAGGGATGACGTTCTTCTCGTACCTGATTGAAGACAAGACGGCTAATGGGTTGTCATACGTCGAGTATCTAATACACATTCACCGACAGATTCAGAGTAAAATGGCTTGATCAGCTACTGGCAAAAGTTTTGACACCTAAGAGAAGAACACATGAGATGAATCTTGATGTTTGCTGCGACACTGGGAGATCTCGACAAATACATCTTTCCTTTTCGAGTGAGGTTTGGAGgttataattttgtttagaCAATCATTACATTTGATGGGTTTCTTGATAGAGAAAAGATAtagaaataaactaaaaaaaaaggaGTTGGTTTCAGGTTTTTGGATATATTCCTATCTAT
This portion of the Salvia splendens isolate huo1 chromosome 10, SspV2, whole genome shotgun sequence genome encodes:
- the LOC121751516 gene encoding protein transport protein Sec24-like At4g32640 isoform X2, yielding MAAPGGPRPGNFPPNFNPNSLANNMQNLQINQPNQQQPNNAGGSAPRPPPNATPFGQQAPAFAGNRPGPPPPGVFPRGPVPPNAPAQTTLPPNMVSSRPTGPPPGSQPPPFSSRPPPPGAMPSSIGRPVAPTPSASGPRPGSYPSSPLTSAPSTPSHANASGPVSNGPPTFAPGMTQSGSSFPPAMGGMARPSVGPPQPPAMLSSRPSSQPLQMRPTFGGPPTAVSSASGQPAPPFSGPPRNMVPPMGSSPFSAPNTGMHQSMNSPYGMQTWPAQPQQVTPPPPILGSMQQPPRMFGLPPGGQSLPNQSMSLNQTGQSKIDPNQIPRLSQSGSVIVHETRQGNQANPPPPATSDYIVKDTGNCSPRYMRCTINQVPLTVDLLSTSGMQLSLLVQPLALPHPSEEPIHVVDFGESGPVRCSRCKGYINPFVKFIDQGRRFICNLCGFTDETPRDYHCNLGPDGRRRDADERPELCRGTVEFIASKEYMVRDPMPAVFFFLIDVSMNATQTGATAAACSAIKQVIADLPGPRTMVGIATFDSTIHFYNLKRASQQPLMLIVPDVQDVYTPLESDVIVQFSECCEHLEMLLDNIPTMFESNRIADSALGAAVKAAFLAMKSTGGKLLVFQSVLPSAGIGSLSAREAEGRSNMSAGEKEAHKLLQPADKTLKTMAIEFAEYQVCVDLFITSQMYVDIASLSVIPTTTGGQVYYYYPFSARSDPAKLYNDLRWNVTRPQGFEAVMRVRCSQGIQVQEYSGNFCKRIPTDVDLPAIDCDKTIMVSLKHDDKLQEGFECAFQCALLYTTVYGQRRIRVSTLSLPCTNMLSNLFRSADLDTQFACITKQAAIEIPSAHLAQVRDQATNVCINILYSYRKFCATVSSAGQLILPEALKMLPLYTLALLKSTGLWPDGRIDDRSVWINYVSPLPTPLVIPLVYPRMIALHDLNEKELDDSIIPVPIPLSSEHIAAEGIYLLENGVDCLIYLGENVQPNILQQMFGISSLEDIPNQFILQQYDNPLSKKLNDIVNEIRRQRCSYLRLRLCKKGDPSGMTFFSYLIEDKTANGLSYVEYLIHIHRQIQSKMA
- the LOC121751516 gene encoding protein transport protein Sec24-like At4g32640 isoform X1, whose protein sequence is MAAPGGPRPGNFPPNFNPNSLANNMQNLQINQPNQQQPNNAGGSAPRPPPNATPFGQQAPAFAGNRPGPPPPGVFPRGPVPPNAPAQTTLPPNMVSSRPTGPPPGSQPPPFSSRPPPPGAMPSSIGRPVAPTPSASGPRPGSYPSSPLTSAPSTPSHANASGPVSNGPPTFAPGMTQSGSSFPPAMGGMARPSVGPPQPPAMLSSRPSSQPLQMRPTFGGPPTAVSSASGQPAPPFSGPPRNMVPPMGSSPFSAPNTGMHQSMNSPYGMQTWPAQPQQVTPPPPILGSMQQPPRMFGLPPGGQSLPNQSMSLNQTGQSKIDPNQIPRLSQSGSVIVHETRQGNQANPPPPATSDYIVKDTGNCSPRYMRCTINQVPLTVDLLSTSGMQLSLLVQPLALPHPSEEPIHVVDFGESGPVRCSRCKGYINPFVKFIDQGRRFICNLCGFTDETPRDYHCNLGPDGRRRDADERPELCRGTVEFIASKEYMVRDPMPAVFFFLIDVSMNATQTGATAAACSAIKQVIADLPKGPRTMVGIATFDSTIHFYNLKRASQQPLMLIVPDVQDVYTPLESDVIVQFSECCEHLEMLLDNIPTMFESNRIADSALGAAVKAAFLAMKSTGGKLLVFQSVLPSAGIGSLSAREAEGRSNMSAGEKEAHKLLQPADKTLKTMAIEFAEYQVCVDLFITSQMYVDIASLSVIPTTTGGQVYYYYPFSARSDPAKLYNDLRWNVTRPQGFEAVMRVRCSQGIQVQEYSGNFCKRIPTDVDLPAIDCDKTIMVSLKHDDKLQEGFECAFQCALLYTTVYGQRRIRVSTLSLPCTNMLSNLFRSADLDTQFACITKQAAIEIPSAHLAQVRDQATNVCINILYSYRKFCATVSSAGQLILPEALKMLPLYTLALLKSTGLWPDGRIDDRSVWINYVSPLPTPLVIPLVYPRMIALHDLNEKELDDSIIPVPIPLSSEHIAAEGIYLLENGVDCLIYLGENVQPNILQQMFGISSLEDIPNQFILQQYDNPLSKKLNDIVNEIRRQRCSYLRLRLCKKGDPSGMTFFSYLIEDKTANGLSYVEYLIHIHRQIQSKMA
- the LOC121751516 gene encoding protein transport protein Sec24-like At4g32640 isoform X3; this encodes MAAPGGPRPGNFPPNFNPNSLANNMQNLQINQPNQQQPNNAGGSAPRPPPNATPFGQQAPAFAGNRPGPPPPGVFPRGPVPPNAPAQTTLPPNMVSSRPTGPPPGSQPPPFSSRPPPPGAMPSSIGRPVAPTPSASGPRPGSYPSSPLTSAPSTPSHANASGPVSNGPPTFAPGMTQSGSSFPPAMGGMARPSVGPPQPPAMLSSRPSSQPLQMRPTFGGPPTAVSSASGQPAPPFSGPPRNMVPPMGSSPFSAPNTGMHQSMNSPYGMQTWPAQPQQVTPPPPILGSMQQPPRMFGLPPGGQSLPNQSMSLNQTGQSKIDPNQIPRLSQSGSVIVHETRQGNQANPPPPATSDYIVKDTGNCSPRYMRCTINQVPLTVDLLSTSGMQLSLLVQPLALPHPSEEPIHVVDFGESGPVRCSRCKGYINPFVKFIDQGRRFICNLCGFTDETPRDYHCNLGPDGRRRDADERPELCRGTVEFIASKEYMVRDPMPAVFFFLIDVSMNATQTGATAAACSAIKQVIADLPKGPRTMVGIATFDSTIHFYNLKRASQQPLMLIVPDVQDVYTPLESDVIVQFSECCEHLEMLLDNIPTMFESNRIADSALGAAVKAAFLAMKSTGGKLLVFQSVLPSAGIGSLSAREAEGRSNMSAGEKEAHKLLQPADKTLKTMAIEFAEYQVCVDLFITSQMYVDIASLSVIPTTTGGQVYYYYPFSARSDPAKLYNDLRWNVTRPQGFEAVMRVRCSQGIQVQEYSGNFCKRIPTDVDLPAIDCDKTIMVSLKHDDKLQEGFECAFQCALLYTTVYGQRRIRVSTLSLPCTNMLSNLFRSADLDTQFACITKQAAIEIPSAHLAQVRDQATNVCINILYSYRKFCATVSSAGQLILPEALKMLPLYTLALLKSTGLWPDGRIDDRSVWINYVSPLPTPLVIPLVYPRMIALHDLNEK